Proteins encoded within one genomic window of Sulfolobales archaeon:
- a CDS encoding DNA-directed RNA polymerase subunit L, which produces MTSEQSFHPRIRIEKRNEKELIFYLEERDLHSLPNMISKLALQKPHVVYAAYTIDHPLISFPRISIVTDGERDPVEVLIEVLREAKEYAVKLKKVFGEILTE; this is translated from the coding sequence ATGACGTCAGAGCAGAGTTTTCATCCTAGGATTCGTATTGAAAAGAGAAATGAGAAAGAGCTTATATTCTATCTCGAGGAAAGAGATCTTCATTCACTACCTAATATGATATCTAAACTAGCTCTTCAAAAACCTCATGTAGTTTACGCTGCATACACCATAGATCATCCTCTCATATCTTTTCCTAGAATATCTATAGTAACAGACGGTGAGAGAGATCCTGTGGAAGTTCTCATAGAAGTACTTAGAGAAGCGAAAGAATATGCTGTAAAGCTTAAGAAAGTCTTTGGAGAGATTCTTACTGAGTAA